In Zingiber officinale cultivar Zhangliang chromosome 3B, Zo_v1.1, whole genome shotgun sequence, a single window of DNA contains:
- the LOC122055617 gene encoding peroxisomal membrane protein PEX14-like: MDRPDQTSASPMAPQSQSPPQNPPTPGSETKIPINGGTNAKIDAANETSEAPVLREDQVQNAINFLSHPKVRSSPVVHRRSFLEKKGLTKEEIDEAFRRVPDPSSNATNGQVYTTNTASQPKSLNTLQPQDPVQTPQPAGPPITVASASPSQQPRRFHLSHALVAAGVVAASGFGSAVLVKNVFIPRLKAWIKKVVAEEKESEEGSLSTKLAEEAAEAAKAAAASAAVVAKASQELLSSKSEERKYFEGFMAALDVQVKEMKSMGDAIRRLESTRDDRFSEDKPIYENIMHTTGNGTANNTWRTSQRVKVNSPPITSYGEVRSSPPPMLRESLTAANRNSYTEPWEVARSAQQRPSYSLQHETSEERLGSRIDDGYGPPPDRNVNGYDTSEPWWSKKNVRITEMETEEQQKQLHYGVESNERLKPRGWVPPQPPAIVMPGAADAIRRPKPLPQKQPTGDAQSVASSDDGKEGETRVPDSVTEADLNNTIPAGSSSQSGIQEESATALEVI; the protein is encoded by the exons ATGGACCGGCCAGATCAAACCTCCGCGTCGCCCATGGCGCCGCAGTCCCAATCTCCCCCCCAGAATCCCCCTACTCCAG GATCTGAAACAAAAATACCAATCAATGGGGGTACGAATGCCAAGATTGATGCTGCCAATGAAACTTCTGAAGCACCAGTATTGAGAGAAGACCAAGTTCAAAATGCTATTAACTTTCTGTCGCACCCAAAAGTAAGAAGTTCCCCAGTTGTTCATAGGCGTTCTTTTCTAGAAAAGAAAGGCTTAACCAAGGAGGAAATAGATGAAGCCTTCCGGCGTGTGCCT GATCCATCATCCAATGCCACAAATGGACAAGTTTACACTACAAACACTG CTTCACAGCCAAAATCGCTTAACACCTTGCAACCCCAAGATCCAGTACAAACTCCTCAACCAGCAGGTCCTCCCATCACTGTGGCTTCAGCATCTCCAAGCCAACAGCCAAGAAGGTTTCACTTGTCTCATGCACTTGTTGCAGCTGGGGTGGTTGCTGCTTCAGGTTTTGGGAGTGCTGTTCTTGTCAAG AATGTGTTCATTCCTCGGTTGAAAGCATGGATCAAGAAAGTTGTGGCTGAAGAAAAAGAATCTGAGGAGGGTAGTTTGAGCACTAAACTAGCTGAAGAAGCAGCAGAAGCTGCAAAAGCAGCTGCTGCATCTGCTGCTGTTGTTGCTAAAGCAAGTCAAGAATTGCTAAGCTCCAAAAGTGAAG AGAGAAAGTACTTTGAGGGTTTCATGGCAGCACTAGATGTTCAAGTTaaggaaatgaaatccatgggTGATGCTATTCGTAGATTGGAAAGCACAAGGGATGACAGATTCTCTGAAGATAAGCCTATATATGAGAATATCATGCATACAACTGGGAATG GTACAGCTAACAACACATGGAGAACTTCTCAG CGTGTTAAAGTTAACAGCCCACCAATTACCAGCTATGGAGAAG TGAGGTCTTCACCACCGCCTATGTTAAGGGAATCTTTAACTGCAGCCAACAGGAACTCATACACCGAG CCATGGGAGGTTGCTCGTTCAGCTCAGCAGAGACCTAGCTATTCCCTGCAGCACGAAACTAGTGAAGAACGCTTGGGTTCGAGAATAGACGATGGTTATGGACCTCCACCTGACAGGAATGTGAATGGCTATGATACCTCAGAGCCCTGGTGGTCAAAGAAGAATGTGAGAATCACTGAAATGGAAACCGAAGAGCAGCAAAAGCAGTTGCATTATGGTGTTGAATCAAACGAAAGACTGAAGCCGCGGGGATGGGTTCCGCCTCAACCACCAGCCATTGTGATGCCAGGAGCTGCAGATGCCATTCGCCGCCCAAAACCACTTCCTCAAAAGCAGCCTACCGGAGATGCACAGTCGGTTGCAAGTTCAGATGACGGGAAGGAAGGAGAAACGAGAGTTCCAGACTCTGTCACTGAGGCAGACTTAAATAATACCATTCCTGCTGGTTCCTCCAGTCAGAGtggaatacaagaagaaagcgCAACTGCTCTTGAAGTTATCTGA